The nucleotide window tttctttggatttgaacttatgaaacATTGTTGAATccgattttaaaaggtcttctcttctaataaaagattaaaatgatttggagaagaagacgttttttttaaatactagagctatgaacgctctattttgcgccttaaacaaaaacgagtttaatcgagtttctacttacgaaatggctttcgacatttggcatattcttaaaattactcacgaaggcacaagtagattaaaagattcaaaaattaattttttaatacatgattttgaacttttttgaataaagccaagtgaaaccattgttgacatgtacacccattttacggatatcgtcaatggtttaaaagtacttggtaaaagttttttgaattttgaacttattaataagatcttaagatcactttctaaaacttgggaatcgaaagtaacggcaatacaagaaacaaaagatttaaatatttttttacttaaagaacttatcggttcattgataacatatgaaatggtgcataatgcacataatgaacatgatgaacaaaatcaccttccaaagaacaggaaggatttggtacttagaacaattgaagattacttgagcataagcttgatggtgaacttgaactactcatgaaatttaaaaagttcatgaaacaaaaattaaagcacaaaaagaacgcaactacttgctataaacgcaagaagaggtgacaaactatgccttaacagttttctacaatgaggtaaacaactcaaatgaaactcccttagtttactttgaaattacttgatgttcttcatgagttatttttaattttatttaaaaaattatataattttttttttaaaattaaatgtttaataatgtatgaaaaatacaaaaattaggatcatgctagtaatttcaaaaatgataataaaaattatatgtttaataaaaaaatgattttgattaaaaatgtcttatgaaatcatgctatatgtgtttaagaagtaataatggtaAATATTAATTATGCTCTACGGTCggtattaaaaagaaaatttagagTTAATATACTAAATATTTATCTTCCACGAAAGATTGTACTTAATGAAGTTTATGATTATTTTGCTTTGTCAGATATAATTCTATTATCTAAGGTAGTTAAATATTCATGACTATAAGACTcatgtttaaataataataatattgtacCACACCGATGTACCGAGCTCTATTCGGTATAGTACGATACGATGTACCGAGCAAtacgcctaatttaggtgtaaaattctttgaaaataaataaatattttatttattttcgaaGAATAATTAGAATATAACTTTTAAGTTAGAAAATAAATACATatggtttagcaaaatcaatataaattaagtaagaatagtatcatatatctATATTAGGTTTTAAGGAATAGTCTTATGCAATTTTTATTCGAAACGAATTGTCGTtctattaatattgaattatctatagaaaaattatttgaattattagattgttttgttataatataaactttaagattctaataaattaaataatcacacatatatatatatatacctgattGCTAATTCTGTCACCAAAATGAACGACAGCCCTCTATAGGTGGTGGATCGagatcctcgatcctatgtatctacGTACCAATATGATATATTTGTTAGactcaatcatgaaattgatcccacgaaaTAATGCATTGATACAATTGATCCCACGAAATAATGCATTGATACAATGTTTATCATTGATACATTAATGTGGTGATGAtcgtgctagttataggtgtcctacaaaccaatcacgtgagtgatgacatatatgacatgatacacattatttttgctcattatattatttgatattttatcattttatattacttattgcatatatatatatatatatatatatatatatatatatatagtgatgtccttagatccgtGTAATcaaaatcgaatcgtgatgagatcatgataatgaaatcgatccgcctttaaatacaaatcctaaataatctcaatcataggttactcgagataacCAGAAAGACcggtatgctatatacccatccatatgattgatatagctggtctcatagctgcttgtgtagggacactagggatacagtacaggtgctcaatggagaatgagttcactgattgatccgcttacgaaatgctagatggttgataatgccttattgtcagacagcgattttgtGATCCcagtgatgtatctggtcctcagacttgagacatcaaggatgtcttatatgagtgctccactctttgataccagacttataggtttggatatcccagatctagcatagccgatctttaagagtggtagtcaaccttacgagggctattgagtgccgatagaggatcatctactctcggtgtcatgagaggaatgtcccatgtgttcttgctcagacaaatccctaactaaggtcattcggattgagagagaaaaagttctccggagaatccgattagagcccaGTATACGGTCTAacaataccatgcccggtatacggtctaacaataccatgcccggtatacggtctttgagatattagatggatgagggactataggtacataataactgaggatagacaagtccaatggattggattcctctgtattgtttggggactacggcgtagtggcatagtacgtccgtaatcgataagtcgagtgaattattatggagataataattcactgagccagaatgagttttgatagatatgactcacggccagctcgatattgggcctagagggtcacaaacatatggtaggcattacgatcagtagaggttcggatatgagatatctgttggagcccctatcttattggatattcaataagcccctgaattattggatcctatggatgagatccaataagagccttgagagattattgaataaagatctactaatctgagaggcttgggtagttggatggtgatccaatacccaatataggaggatccattatggttaagttgataggggacctctaaaaATAGATTCAGTGGTACATAGACTAGAGtctttgtttgcctctcctattttcctccccctctctacctcaaagtaggtctagagttttgaggagcgtcatcgcaacccttctGTGTGggtcatcactagagaggagggcgcttgacctccgacACACTCTCCTAAAGACCTACAAGGATTCATGGATATATAATCTctatatgtaacacaatctattctatacgcaatttttaagttttacggatttttatgcattaatcttcgcacgacgatgaacatctttttcagaaattggggattttattttttctattcttccgctgcgcatgtgatgtcacccccaatatTTTTCAatactattgagtgttgatagaggatcatccactcttggtgtcatgaaaagaatatcctatgtgtttttgctcaaacaaatccctagctagggtcattcggattgagagagaaagagttctccgggagaatccgatttgaGGGAGATttaagtagaaactatatgggcctgatggtACTATGTCcagtatacagtctttgggatattagatggatgagaaactatagatacacagtaattgaggacagataggtctaatggattggattctcctatatcgtttggggattatggcgtagtggcctagtaggtctctaggatattaggtctaataattcactgagctagaaggagttttgataggtatgactcatggccagctcaatattaagcatagagggtcacacatatggtaagcattgtgacgagtagaggttcggatgtaagatatccgttagagtccccatcttattggatatccaataagctcctgaattattgaattctatagatgagatccaataagagccaatgaaagattattggatagagatccactaatttaagaagcttagatagttggatggaaatccaatatccaatagggtaggatccattatggttaagttgacaagggcctctataaattggagagaaccaaaggttcatagactagagcttctcttggttgtcatctcctatctcctctcctcttctcaaaTAGCagacttggagatttgaggagcgtcattgcagccctattgtgtggatcatcactagagaggagggtgcttgacttcTTTCATCCTATCCTATAAATCTAcaaagattcagggatatacaatctccctaggtaaaacataatctttcatatacatagtttttgattttacggattttgcgcactaatcttcgcactacGACGAACATAATTTAtgagaaatttggggattttgttttctattcttccactatgcacgtgatgacgcccctagatttccttatAGATCGTAGGTTAATCATTATGAATCACATATGTCCAAAACAGCTCCTAAAGCATGTATTGGTGAATATTAGAGCTTCTACTTTTGCTACTCATTGCTAAAagagtgtgagagtgaaatggaGTATAATAGGTGAGATGATGGGTTTAAAAGCTTATGAGAAAAGATTTCAATGATTAAATTGACTGTTGGAATATTGTTACAGGGCGGTACGATTAAAATTTCGATTGTTACCATCTAATACAACACCGTATCATTTGATATAAGGCTATTTCAAGTGAATCGTCCGATAATAGGTGGTCTATATATCGATCTACTGGAGGACTAGTATGTACTGCTCGATACAAGTGATACAATTTGAAATTTAAATCATTGAATACTATAATGTATTTTCTcgtattcaaatcaaattataattatggtataatttaaaatttaaatccttggataCTAAAATCAAATTATAGGTGCAGATATCTTTAAAATAGTTAAAGTAGATTCAGAGAATAAAAATTGTTCACGTCATTGTCTTGAGAAATCAAAATTTCCATGCTCTTATGAAATGACCGCTATTAGGTATAGAAATGTTAATCATATTATACAAGTGATACCAATAAGAAgacatataattataaaatatttcttatgaGAAATAAACAATATTAGATGCGATGAGAAGATCATTACAATAGTCCACAGATCATTATAGTAGGTCAGCTTTAAATGCTGCATAATTTGTAATAATCTCACCAGTAAAAAATAAAGCTTTTTAAGAAGCTACCAAATGGAGTTACACCACAAAGGCATCTTTGGCATCAGTATCAAGTTTATCTAAAATCCTTGCatgtcaaattatatatatataccacatgATTTCTCCTTCGTAAATTCGAACCCAAGTGCAGATTTTATGCATCTCATTCTAGtctgagaaaaaaaatatatggcTGCAacagagaaataaaaaaaagataattagatATGGATGACAAGGAACTACTTGTGAGCTTTGGTAGAAGAGAAGCACAGAGATTTGAGACAATTCATAGTGACCAAAAATTTGGTAGCCATATCTGTTGTGTAGGACCCGCACACTAATTTTGCTGTCTTCTATAACATATTAAATGACTATGAACAATGGATCAACATCAGTTTTACAATTCTGATTTACCAATAACTATCCCAAAAAAATGAGCTCCAAATAAAATCGTAGTTCACTAGTGACAATTTTGTCTCAGCATCTCATCCCTAAAATAGCATGAATTTTTTTAGTTCTtatagaatgcaaaatcttgcgtAACAACAAATGAAACACCAAAAGAACTCAAAAGCTCACTAATAATAATTTCAGTGGTCATCCAATTGCTTTATGCTTCCAAATACGACATGTTCTTCTATAGATCCAAAATTTCCTACTTCCTTTTTCATCACCGGAAGTTTGTCATAGCTCATGATTGTAGTTGAAGTCATAAGGTCAGTACCAGAAGGCAGCCTTCAGGTAAAAGAATTGCAGCATGGCACAGAATGTATGTGTTGGGTGGTTCATCAAGGACAACATTTTGTAGACAGAGCATCATCCCTGATTACAGCACATGTGGATTCGATTCGGGTGGGAATAAATTGGTTAGGAATCTGTGAATCATCTCGAAGCTGGTAAATGTAATTACAGCAGCTGGAGTTGTTCGAAGCAAATTTGTTGCGCAACCATGGTAAAATCCAGAAATACCATCTTTCCGAAAGACTTTTTTTATGCAGTCAATGACACCTTTATACTGCATCTCAGCACGAAAACCTTGTTCTTGAAGCTTTGACCGTACCACCTATCATAAGAAGATAATTATGGAAAATGGAGACAAACTTAATGCTGTCTATGGTAAATTTGTTTGGCATGGTGAATGACTTTAATATCCTTGGCTAGAGGAAGTTACCTCATGAGGGTAGGTCAATGTCGATGCAACTATCTTTGAGATAGATGAAGCAACAGCTACATCACAAGCAGTAAGCGAATCAACTGTAGTATTATCTAACATAAGAGCATATATTAATGCAAAGAAGAAattaatagatttataataacTTAACTATATAGTTTCAGATTAATGATAGATAATACCTCGTTCAGCCAGGCAACATTTAATCTTCTCATATGCAGGGAACTGTATGGCAACATGGCTTATCCCTGCCAAAGCAGGCACTAGACCACTGTGCAAGACATAATATCAGCACATTCAATTAATATGATATTCAAGTTGAATTTACAATAATGTCATATTACAGTTCTTCAAAAAGGCCTCACCTGTAAAGCCCTCGGATACCTTCTTCATGGGCTATTCTCCTCAATGAATTTAGTGTACCCTGATAAGGAACCATGCCCACCCTAAGTTCTTGAGCCTGCACATAGTGCATTAAATGGTTAAGGTTATAACAACTCAATAATTCAGACAACAAGTAACTTTTACTCTCCATGCATGCCTTAAAGAACTAAAGATCCATGGATCATgaaatcaaaaatataatcacaCTGGTTTAATTGCTGCCAATTGGTGTCCTTCATGTTTTTTCTTACATGTGAGTGCAACCCAGTAAACCTTGAGCTTGTAAAAGAATGACCATTATGCACTAGCTGTTAAAGGATCATGCATACTGACCACATGAATTTAGATGATTTGTTTACAGGGAAAAAAGGTGCCAACTTTTTAAAATGGTAACTCTAGTAATTATTTTTCTAACATCCTGATTATACTTCAATGTACCTCATAAAATTGTGAATTTGCTAAGACTGAAATTGTGGATTGGGAAATAATACTAGATAAGTTCAATAAATGGCTTTCTAGAATAACTCAGTTGGAGGAGTTTATTTTGGCATCCTTAAAGTCTGTCATTATATGATAATTGTGATGATCAGTGAAGAATATACACGTCAGGAAATTAGATGAGATACTAGAATATGATCCAATGACCTCTAAGATTTCACAGTAATGATACATTCACAAAAATCCTAGCAGTGTCTTAGCATTTAACTCTATGAAATAACAATATcaggtaaaattttatttaacaaaatcaaGAAATCGAAGTCCATGTAAAATTgtgcataaaaaaaaagagaaaataaatgcagGTAAGCTTCACCTAGAACCtaaaatcatcatttaaaaaGTGTATTTGAGTCTAAGGCTGATTAAAGACATTCAATATCTTCTAAGATGAAGGCAGAATAGGATATTAGGAATGCTATAAGTGAGCAATGAGAATCTACAGAAGCTGGAAAGTGAAATAGGAAAAATTAATGGTTTTTGGCCTACACAGAACAACATTCTTGCTTCTATAGCACTTCATTTTGCACAATAATTAACGGGAAAAAGAAGTTTCAAGCTGAAACAACTTATGTATGGACATAGCACAGTTATCAAGTAAAGATCAGAAACTTTAATTTCAAATTTCTGATGAGACAAATGCATGAACGTCAAACTTTAAGTTTGCTCTACATGCATGGATGTGAATAGCCCCCATTCAGGAAACATCCTTGGCAATATGCAAGACTATGACAAGACTCTGCCGAATTGAGTATAAAAATTGCCCTGTGAACAAACACAATATCCACAATGATAAAAGTTCTCAATGGAGCTGTCCAAGTAGAAGAAAAACCCTGATCAATTCTTTGAAAATGACAGAATGTGGCAGAACTAGAACTAAAATTTGTGCATCTTTTATCCACTATCtgataacaaaagaactttaagaAAAAGAAATAGAACAAAAAGAGATCCAAAGTGCATCCTGAATCCATTATACAAGTAATTCatcatgtaaaaaaaaagaatccaTCGTCTAtaatataattcaaaatttgCTTCAGAATGAATGGTAATTGCTACCAAACAAGGTGCTCAGTATTAACATATTCTCCTATTAAAATATATTGCTGGACATATCTGACATACTTGGAATCTTGTCTTGACAACCCAGAGTGGATTTGTCACAATAGTAGTAGCAACTCCAGCACCGGATGCAGCAAACATATTGGCACCTATAGATAGTTGATGGTTTCCATCTATCCAAGTATTGAATTTCATAAAGTACAATAAGAGAGCAAACTGAAACTAGTCAGTGAAAGGACACAAACTTCATATGAATATGTCATATACATATACTAACCATTTGAAGAAAGTAAGCTTTTTGATTGTTCATAGACTGTAAAGTAAACCTGGAAAGGTAGAAAATCACAAATTAGAAGGGAAatgttaaaaataaatttaaaaaaattgggCAATCCAACGCACAAGGCTCCTGCCAATGCAAGTTCCTGGTTGAGTCAATGTTCATGTCATTGATCTTGTAATGTTCAAGTCAGTTCCGGAAGGAAAGCattcagaaaaaaagaaaagaatgttcAAGACATAACCATGGTTCCTGAATTGGAAGTGACCAACAAATCAATCTCGGTTTGTATCTCTATCCCAACAATAATTTTGCAAAAAGTCAATCccgaattttttttaattttaactcAGAATATCCACCTAACAATCATATTTCTGCAAAAGAATGTTAACCAACTAAACACAATACACCATACAAATCTCTTGCAGTTAATTTACATAAGTGACCAACTAATTACAAAAATATTCTGTCCACCAAGAAACTTAGATAAAAGACCATGACAGAACCTACCTGATGTAGCTTCTATAAATAGATCAAACATAAATTTTCATCTTGCTGAATAAGACAATGACTTACAGCCCAGTTAGGGAGCAACGCCAAAACAGTTGGTGACAATCCTCGATACATGCCAAGAACACCTTCCCTTTTGACTATTTGCTCAAGACTTCTAATTATGATGCTacctaataaaaaaataaatacaagaattatttctGGAGAATAATGAATCAATTAGGATAAACAATTTCTGCCTCTTGGATGTATCGGCTAAATATCATGAAAACAACAAACTAACAACTGCAAGCTTTTATGAGTTTCACAATGTAGCAGCATTGACCGACACTATAATCACTAATAATTTCTCTCTTAACTTATATCAATTACTAAAAATAATGTAtttctttattattaacttccatatttgtatattatagttaaggaaatgattaaatttgatttccttaatcatgtggataagttaggaattttactagtcaattaaattattaattgatttatttcctaataagtgATGTGATTTTTAGAAATAAATAGTATACATTCCATTTTTATgtgtaaaccataataaatgaatattatatttctatctttatgtgtgaaagcaaaatataaataaatttaaaataaaaaataaatatttacttaCCTTTCAGGGAGATCTTTATCTTCTCCCATATAAGGGGGCTCCTTTTTCCTCATTTCTCACTAAATACAATGGGAGGATTAATGAGAGGATTTCTCAAGGAGATGATCCCGAGAAAAGGATCGTCGAGAAGAGGtaggatcctttttttttttaattagctttgatttatgttttaaaatcttgatgttgagattgttatatatttataatgcacaataatgttttaattttgaaatttcatgattagtaaataatgataattgatttgtaatgttagaatgattatttgatttatattgatctcttaagcttaagtaaattttaatatttatttaattattaaaatccttatttttaaattaacataatagttctaatttatttaattagatatatctatgtttcaagaattatgtgtgaatttctatgATATAataagttttaaatttaagataatgaatttaaattttttaattcatgaatttgatttattctttaataattttaaatattgaaatctaatttaataagaggagtctaattggggtctgacttgagttAGGTTGATTTGTCAGACCGGATCGACTTAGCCTATGTGGTCATGTACGACCTAGCCCATGTAGTCAGGTACGACCTAGCTCATGTGactaggcatgacccaacccatgtgaccAAGTAGAAGCCAACCCATGTAGCaaggtatgacccaacccatgtggccaagCATGACCCAGTCCATGTGACCACGTACGTATCAGcccatgtggtaaggtacgacccatcTCATATGGCCAAGCATGACCCAACACATGTGGCAAGGTACAACccaatcatatggcaagatatgagCCAACTCATACggcttggtgttgaatctcggattttgatgatgaaacaaattgttagtgtttataatttgatatgcgttttgagtgacgcaggtagcttcgatcagggagagacaattaaagcgggaagaatcatgttgggccggagaaaaacatgtcagaagattggacgttgaaccgaaagatcggtcgatatatcgacaaaaggcttcgggccatgagttcggacatcaagccaaaaagagcaaaaattacgccaaggaaatcggagttgcgaaggacaactggtcgattgagcaataggccgcatgagaggacgatgcaccgaagaatcggacgaagcgtcggggactaatgatataccggacaatatgattcaagctttgtaataattgtctagatcgaagtagattttatttgtgcaggattaactatgatactgatcaaggcataaagcaaaatgaagtcc belongs to Musa acuminata AAA Group cultivar baxijiao chromosome BXJ1-11, Cavendish_Baxijiao_AAA, whole genome shotgun sequence and includes:
- the LOC135583045 gene encoding nicotinamide adenine dinucleotide transporter 1, chloroplastic-like isoform X2, which translates into the protein MATETHSLTTRGLLCHAAAGASAVWNFRIGAIAATFVCPLDVIKTRLQVHGLPKIDSNGAKGSIIIRSLEQIVKREGVLGMYRGLSPTVLALLPNWAVYFTVYEQSKSLLSSNDGNHQLSIGANMFAASGAGVATTIVTNPLWVVKTRFQAQELRVGMVPYQGTLNSLRRIAHEEGIRGLYSGLVPALAGISHVAIQFPAYEKIKCCLAERVDSLTACDVAVASSISKIVASTLTYPHEVVRSKLQEQGFRAEMQYKGVIDCIKKVFRKDGISGFYHGCATNLLRTTPAAVITFTSFEMIHRFLTNLFPPESNPHVL
- the LOC135583045 gene encoding nicotinamide adenine dinucleotide transporter 1, chloroplastic-like isoform X4, which translates into the protein MATETHSLTTRGLLCHAAAGASAVWNFRIGAIAATFVCPLDVIKTRLQVHGLPKIDSNGAKGSIIIRSLEQIVKREGVLGMYRGLSPTVLALLPNWAVYFTVYEQSKSLLSSNDGNHQLSIGANMFAASGAGVATTIVTNPLWVVKTRFQAQELRVGMVPYQGTLNSLRRIAHEEGIRGLYSGLVPALAGISHVAIQFPAYEKIKCCLAERAVASSISKIVASTLTYPHEVVRSKLQEQGFRAEMQYKGVIDCIKKVFRKDGISGFYHGCATNLLRTTPAAVITFTSFEMIHRFLTNLFPPESNPHVL
- the LOC135583045 gene encoding nicotinamide adenine dinucleotide transporter 1, chloroplastic-like isoform X1; this translates as MATETHSLTTRGLLCHAAAGASAVWNFRIGAIAATFVCPLDVIKTRLQVHGLPKIDSNGAKGSIIIRSLEQIVKREGVLGMYRGLSPTVLALLPNWAVYFTVYEQSKSLLSSNDGNHQLSIGANMFAASGAGVATTIVTNPLWVVKTRFQAQELRVGMVPYQGTLNSLRRIAHEEGIRGLYSGLVPALAGISHVAIQFPAYEKIKCCLAERDNTTVDSLTACDVAVASSISKIVASTLTYPHEVVRSKLQEQGFRAEMQYKGVIDCIKKVFRKDGISGFYHGCATNLLRTTPAAVITFTSFEMIHRFLTNLFPPESNPHVL
- the LOC135583045 gene encoding nicotinamide adenine dinucleotide transporter 1, chloroplastic-like isoform X3 — its product is MATETHSLTTRGLLCHAAAGASAGAIAATFVCPLDVIKTRLQVHGLPKIDSNGAKGSIIIRSLEQIVKREGVLGMYRGLSPTVLALLPNWAVYFTVYEQSKSLLSSNDGNHQLSIGANMFAASGAGVATTIVTNPLWVVKTRFQAQELRVGMVPYQGTLNSLRRIAHEEGIRGLYSGLVPALAGISHVAIQFPAYEKIKCCLAERDNTTVDSLTACDVAVASSISKIVASTLTYPHEVVRSKLQEQGFRAEMQYKGVIDCIKKVFRKDGISGFYHGCATNLLRTTPAAVITFTSFEMIHRFLTNLFPPESNPHVL